In Polyodon spathula isolate WHYD16114869_AA chromosome 11, ASM1765450v1, whole genome shotgun sequence, one genomic interval encodes:
- the LOC121323288 gene encoding ras-related protein Rap-2b, with amino-acid sequence MREYKVVVLGSGGVGKSALTVQFVTGSFIEKYDPTIEDFYRKEIEVDSSPSVLEILDTAGTEQFASMRDLYIKNGQGFILVYSLVNQQSFQDIKPMRDQIIRVKRYERVPMILVGNKVDLEGEREVSSGEGKALADEWNCPFMETSAKNKASVDELFAEIVRQMNYASQPNGDAQCCASCVIL; translated from the coding sequence ATGAGAGAATACAAAGTTGTCGTGCTTGGATCCGGCGGAGTGGGCAAATCAGCATTGACGGTTCAGTTTGTAACTGGGTCTTTTATAGAAAAATACGATCCCACCATAGAAGATTTTTATAGAAAAGAGATCGAAGTGGACTCGTCGCCGTCTGTGCTGGAGATTCTCGACACGGCGGGGACTGAACAGTTTGCCTCCATGAGAGATTTGTATATCAAAAACGGGCAGGGCTTTATTTTGGTATACAGTCTGGTCAATCAACAGAGCTTCCAAGACATCAAACCCATGCGGGACCAGATCATCCGGGTGAAACGGTACGAGCGAGTGCCCATGATCCTGGTGGGCAACAAGGTGGATTTAGAAGGCGAACGAGAGGTTTCTTCTGGAGAAGGAAAAGCCCTCGCAGATGAATGGAATTGCCCCTTTATGGAAACTTCAGCCAAAAATAAAGCCTCGGTAGACGAACTGTTTGCAGAGATTGTCCGACAGATGAACTATGCTTCACAGCCGAATGGGGACGCTCAGTGCTGCGCTTCCTGTGTTATCCTTTAA